One window of the Tetragenococcus koreensis genome contains the following:
- a CDS encoding amino acid ABC transporter ATP-binding protein, whose protein sequence is MINIENLHKKFGENEVLKGIDLNVESGEVVVIIGPSGSGKSTFLRCLNLLEQPTEGTILFEGNDLLAKENNIDQLRQKMGMVFQSFNLFPHMKVLENVTISPIKVKGQSSDEANKKAYELLDLVGLTDKAESYPASLSGGQEQRVAIARALAMDPDVMLFDEPTSALDPEMVGEVLSVMKTLAKEGMTMIVVSHEMGFAKEVADRVIFMDDGVVQEEGQPEDIFDHPKNERTQNFLKKVL, encoded by the coding sequence GTGATTAATATAGAAAACCTGCATAAAAAATTCGGTGAAAATGAAGTATTAAAAGGGATCGATTTGAACGTTGAATCAGGTGAAGTGGTAGTTATTATTGGTCCTTCGGGAAGTGGAAAAAGTACTTTTCTACGTTGCTTGAATTTATTAGAGCAACCAACAGAAGGGACTATTCTATTTGAAGGTAATGATCTTTTAGCTAAAGAGAATAATATTGACCAATTACGACAAAAAATGGGCATGGTATTTCAAAGTTTTAACCTATTTCCGCACATGAAAGTTCTAGAAAATGTTACAATTAGTCCAATTAAAGTAAAAGGGCAAAGTTCGGATGAGGCCAACAAAAAAGCATACGAACTATTGGACTTAGTTGGTTTGACGGATAAAGCTGAAAGTTACCCAGCAAGTCTTTCCGGTGGTCAAGAACAGCGGGTTGCTATTGCTAGAGCCCTAGCGATGGATCCTGATGTGATGTTGTTTGACGAACCAACTTCTGCATTAGACCCAGAAATGGTAGGAGAAGTTCTTTCCGTCATGAAAACTTTGGCAAAAGAAGGGATGACCATGATTGTTGTCAGCCATGAAATGGGTTTTGCTAAAGAAGTAGCTGACCGGGTCATTTTCATGGATGACGGTGTGGTGCAAGAAGAAGGGCAGCCAGAAGACATTTTTGATCATCCAAAAAACGAACGAACCCAAAACTTTCTAAAAAAAGTATTATAA
- a CDS encoding ABC transporter permease subunit (The N-terminal region of this protein, as described by TIGR01726, is a three transmembrane segment that identifies a subfamily of ABC transporter permease subunits, which specificities that include histidine, arginine, glutamine, glutamate, L-cystine (sic), the opines (in Agrobacterium) octopine and nopaline, etc.), with amino-acid sequence MKKFKKLFLVLIPFLMLFAQLFPTVQASAEEEQQDERYDAIMERGELVVGLSADYAPYEFHATVDGEDEIVGFDVSIAQKIADDMGVDLHIEELGFDALLGALDTGKIDLIISGMSPTPERLQEVDFSDPYMNSQQRLVVREEDQDEYTDVNQFEGVPIGVQKQTTQEELANTELEGSQVTSLQKIPDVVMNLKNGKVDGAVLEGPVAKAYVDENDDLAFSNVEFEDGAKQSAVALPKDSPILSENINRSIQTINDENLLEGYQEEANNLMFDEDQSFFEEYYPYYLSGTGYTILLAIVGVIFGIILGTIFALMKLSSIKILRALASIYIEYVRGTPLLVQIFIVYFGTGILGLDLSRFVAGCIALSLNSAAYVAEIIRAGINGVNKGQMEAARSLGMDRTKAMRYIIFPQAIKNILPALGNEFVTVIKESSVISVIGVSELIFQAGNVQGASFKPFLPYLIVSLIYFVLTFTLSRLLGVAERRMKTSD; translated from the coding sequence ATGAAAAAGTTTAAAAAGTTATTTTTAGTGCTCATCCCGTTTCTCATGTTGTTTGCTCAGCTGTTTCCGACTGTACAAGCATCTGCGGAAGAAGAGCAACAAGACGAGCGCTATGATGCTATTATGGAACGTGGGGAGTTAGTTGTTGGATTATCAGCTGACTATGCGCCCTATGAATTTCATGCAACAGTAGACGGTGAGGATGAAATTGTAGGTTTTGATGTCTCTATCGCGCAAAAAATTGCAGATGATATGGGCGTTGATCTCCATATAGAAGAGCTGGGTTTTGATGCTCTATTGGGCGCATTAGACACGGGGAAAATTGACCTGATTATTTCAGGCATGTCACCAACTCCTGAACGTTTACAAGAAGTGGACTTTTCTGATCCTTATATGAATTCACAACAACGATTAGTTGTACGAGAAGAAGATCAAGACGAGTATACTGATGTTAATCAATTTGAAGGAGTTCCTATTGGTGTTCAAAAACAAACGACACAAGAAGAATTAGCCAACACGGAATTAGAAGGCTCGCAAGTTACTTCTTTACAAAAAATTCCGGATGTCGTGATGAATTTGAAAAATGGAAAGGTTGACGGTGCTGTATTAGAAGGGCCAGTGGCTAAAGCTTATGTAGATGAAAATGATGATTTGGCATTTTCTAATGTAGAATTTGAGGACGGTGCTAAACAATCAGCCGTTGCATTGCCTAAAGATTCACCTATACTTTCCGAAAATATTAATCGCTCTATTCAAACAATTAATGACGAAAATTTACTAGAGGGGTATCAAGAAGAAGCCAATAATCTGATGTTTGATGAAGACCAAAGTTTCTTTGAAGAGTATTATCCTTACTATCTATCAGGAACTGGTTACACGATTCTGTTAGCTATTGTCGGTGTCATTTTCGGTATTATTTTAGGAACCATCTTTGCTTTAATGAAATTATCTTCTATAAAAATTTTAAGAGCTCTTGCCTCCATTTATATTGAATATGTGCGCGGAACGCCTTTGCTAGTGCAAATATTTATTGTTTACTTCGGCACAGGTATTTTAGGTCTTGATCTGTCACGTTTTGTGGCTGGTTGTATTGCACTGTCACTCAATAGTGCAGCTTATGTGGCTGAAATTATCCGTGCAGGAATCAATGGCGTAAATAAAGGACAGATGGAAGCTGCCCGTTCACTTGGTATGGACCGGACAAAAGCGATGCGCTACATTATTTTCCCGCAGGCAATTAAGAATATTTTGCCGGCTTTAGGTAATGAATTCGTTACAGTCATTAAAGAGTCATCGGTTATTTCAGTTATCGGTGTTTCTGAGTTGATTTTCCAAGCGGGGAATGTACAAGGAGCAAGTTTTAAACCATTCTTGCCATACTTAATTGTTTCGTTAATTTATTTTGTATTGACGTTTACGCTTTCTCGTCTATTGGGTGTCGCTGAAAGGAGGATGAAGACAAGTGATTAA
- a CDS encoding iron-containing alcohol dehydrogenase family protein, which produces MQQLIVRGAPQIYECTAKSWEKLPYYLDEWKIKRVLVLRGKDSWKAAQPFFPDLGNYTVYEKYYGGECTDEKADELVSIIMQNNIEAVIACGGGKVSDLGKTTSHKAELPIFIMPTLAATCASYSSLSVIYNLDGSMKRYEMFSISSAAVLIEPAVILNSPRELMIAGIGDTLAKWYEAAPMIEQLAYQPPEIQVALFAAQRCRDILLRDSSQALEAMQTSTLNQAFQNVIETNILLAGMVGGFGDDYGRTSGAHSIHDALTILPESHQTLHGYKVAYGILVQLMIEDKKEELTRLLPFYHQLNLPTSLKDMGLDLTEEGYQQVAVRATLPWEQIHYLKEEVTPQLVVAAMKKVENLS; this is translated from the coding sequence ATGCAACAATTGATCGTTCGAGGAGCACCGCAGATTTATGAATGTACAGCAAAATCTTGGGAAAAGCTTCCCTATTATTTAGATGAATGGAAAATCAAACGTGTGTTGGTTTTGCGTGGAAAGGATTCCTGGAAAGCCGCTCAACCTTTCTTCCCAGATTTAGGTAATTATACTGTTTATGAAAAATATTATGGCGGAGAATGCACGGATGAAAAAGCCGATGAACTTGTTTCTATTATTATGCAAAATAATATCGAAGCTGTCATTGCCTGTGGAGGTGGTAAAGTTTCTGATCTAGGAAAAACTACTTCTCATAAAGCGGAGCTTCCCATTTTTATTATGCCGACGTTAGCAGCCACTTGTGCTTCTTACAGCTCTTTAAGTGTCATCTATAATTTGGATGGTTCAATGAAACGATATGAAATGTTTTCTATTAGTAGTGCCGCGGTATTGATTGAACCAGCAGTTATTTTGAATTCACCCCGTGAACTGATGATTGCCGGCATTGGTGATACTTTAGCCAAATGGTATGAAGCAGCGCCCATGATCGAACAATTAGCTTATCAACCGCCTGAAATCCAAGTAGCCTTATTTGCTGCTCAAAGATGTCGCGATATTTTGTTAAGAGATAGTAGCCAAGCACTGGAAGCTATGCAGACTTCTACACTTAATCAAGCGTTTCAAAATGTCATTGAAACAAACATTTTACTAGCTGGAATGGTCGGTGGTTTCGGCGATGATTACGGCCGCACATCAGGAGCACATTCAATCCATGATGCGTTAACTATTTTACCTGAAAGCCATCAGACCTTACATGGTTATAAAGTTGCTTATGGCATCTTAGTTCAATTAATGATTGAAGATAAAAAAGAAGAGCTTACGCGTTTACTGCCTTTTTATCACCAATTGAACTTACCGACTTCTTTAAAAGATATGGGCCTTGACTTAACAGAGGAAGGTTATCAACAAGTAGCCGTCCGCGCGACCCTACCATGGGAACAAATCCATTACTTAAAAGAGGAAGTAACTCCGCAATTGGTTGTTGCTGCGATGAAAAAAGTTGAAAATTTAAGTTAA
- a CDS encoding DNA-3-methyladenine glycosylase I, producing the protein MVIRCDWAATSSLMQDYHDHEWGKPTHNEKELYELLVLESMQAGLSWSTVLDKRENFRTAFDQFDYQKIAHYDENKIAELLANPQIIRNRLKIRAAVNNAQIFLKVQENYGSFAAYIWSFVEDKPIVNHWQTFSEVPATTDLSNQISKELKKLGFKFVGPTIIYSFMQGIGMINDHLEDCSFKYETKL; encoded by the coding sequence ATGGTTATTCGTTGTGATTGGGCTGCAACAAGCTCTTTAATGCAAGACTACCATGATCATGAGTGGGGCAAGCCTACGCATAATGAAAAGGAACTTTATGAATTACTTGTGTTGGAAAGTATGCAAGCAGGATTGAGTTGGTCCACAGTTTTAGACAAGCGCGAAAATTTTCGGACGGCTTTTGATCAATTTGATTACCAAAAAATTGCACATTATGATGAAAATAAAATTGCTGAACTGCTGGCTAACCCACAAATTATTCGGAATCGCTTGAAAATACGAGCTGCTGTTAATAATGCACAAATATTTTTGAAAGTGCAAGAAAACTATGGTAGTTTTGCTGCTTATATCTGGTCTTTTGTCGAAGATAAACCAATTGTTAACCATTGGCAAACTTTCTCTGAAGTACCAGCAACTACCGATCTATCAAACCAAATTAGTAAAGAACTTAAAAAATTAGGATTCAAATTTGTAGGACCGACAATCATTTATTCATTTATGCAAGGAATTGGTATGATCAATGACCACCTGGAAGATTGTTCATTCAAATACGAAACGAAGCTGTGA
- a CDS encoding GNAT family N-acetyltransferase has translation MQYKIREMEKTDWSVVYNIYRQGMETNLATFTVEELSYEEFDQERLQEGRFVLLDGDQIAGWTTLKQAYTIPEYNGVAEVSIYIDNNYQGKGVGSTLLNHLIDYSEKIGFWTLESDVFANNYGSQRLHEKCGFRKVGYREKLGKDQYGVWRDSVLMERRSEKVGID, from the coding sequence ATGCAATATAAAATCCGTGAAATGGAAAAAACAGATTGGTCTGTTGTATATAATATTTATCGACAAGGAATGGAAACAAATTTAGCAACATTTACAGTTGAAGAACTGTCCTATGAAGAATTTGATCAAGAACGTTTGCAAGAGGGGCGTTTTGTACTATTAGATGGGGATCAGATCGCTGGTTGGACCACTTTAAAACAAGCGTATACGATCCCTGAATATAACGGTGTAGCAGAAGTGAGTATTTATATCGATAACAACTATCAAGGAAAAGGCGTAGGTTCGACTTTATTAAATCATTTAATCGATTATTCGGAAAAAATCGGTTTTTGGACGTTAGAATCTGACGTTTTTGCTAATAATTATGGGAGCCAACGCTTGCATGAAAAATGTGGTTTTCGCAAAGTAGGTTACCGTGAGAAATTAGGAAAAGATCAATATGGTGTATGGCGCGATTCGGTATTAATGGAGCGTAGAAGCGAAAAAGTCGGAATAGACTAG
- a CDS encoding SDR family oxidoreductase, with product MNVLVIGANGNIGKIVVEKLQESDNNTPIAMVRKKEQLENFKEQGVQAVLADLEGSVGDISQAAKDADAIVFTAGSGGNTGADKTMFIDLDGAVKAIEAAKDANIDRFVIVSALGSQQWLEDPRPEWLDKLGPYYPAKFYADQWLKNSGLDYTIVRPGLLSDDEPKGKIKLAKTLVESGEITRSDVAQIIIASLADDDTRKKEFDVINGDTKIGEALKGLE from the coding sequence ATGAATGTATTAGTTATTGGAGCAAATGGTAACATTGGTAAAATCGTGGTTGAAAAACTACAAGAATCTGATAATAATACGCCAATTGCAATGGTGCGTAAAAAAGAACAGTTAGAAAACTTCAAAGAACAAGGGGTACAAGCGGTCTTAGCTGATTTAGAAGGCTCTGTCGGTGATATATCACAAGCAGCAAAAGACGCCGATGCTATCGTATTCACAGCTGGCTCTGGAGGCAACACTGGAGCAGATAAAACGATGTTTATTGATTTAGATGGTGCAGTAAAAGCTATAGAAGCAGCAAAAGATGCCAATATTGATCGTTTTGTTATTGTTAGTGCACTTGGTAGTCAACAATGGTTAGAAGATCCACGCCCTGAATGGCTAGATAAACTAGGACCCTATTATCCTGCAAAATTTTATGCAGACCAATGGTTAAAAAATAGTGGACTAGACTATACGATTGTGCGCCCTGGTCTTCTTTCAGATGATGAACCTAAAGGTAAAATCAAATTAGCAAAAACACTAGTTGAAAGTGGCGAAATTACCCGCAGTGACGTGGCGCAAATTATTATCGCAAGTTTAGCTGATGATGACACGCGTAAAAAAGAGTTTGATGTCATCAATGGGGATACTAAAATCGGAGAAGCCTTAAAAGGGTTAGAATAA
- a CDS encoding WD40/YVTN/BNR-like repeat-containing protein codes for MKEFFLGMDEELLIAKETPNGYTTFSRLTGLQPTRLAFDPQNESVIYCGTSNNGLWKSEDGGDNWAKIGQKEQLGIRSERVTSVAVSPSKKTSENNIVYAGTEPSMLYYSNDKGATWYEFTGIQTLPSKRNWSFPPRPYTHYVRWITPSYLNEEHLSISIEAGAFIRTKDHGTTWIDRTKNSPIDIHTLLAHPKSPGKLYAACGDGVHKKGHSYAESDDEGQSWQYMSAGLENHPYAYNMVVNPNNPYDRIISAAKNAAHAHSLSEYSAIYRKQGNHPWADITAGLPENSSSIHNLAADPTSPGVFYAMNNYGIYRLEKKATKWEKLGISWKDKYLNQRPSCFIVKEV; via the coding sequence ATGAAAGAATTTTTTTTAGGTATGGATGAGGAGTTACTTATCGCTAAAGAAACGCCCAATGGATATACTACTTTTTCTCGCTTAACCGGTTTGCAACCGACAAGATTAGCTTTTGATCCGCAAAATGAAAGCGTTATTTATTGTGGTACTAGTAATAATGGTCTTTGGAAAAGTGAAGACGGGGGAGATAACTGGGCAAAAATTGGTCAAAAAGAACAGTTAGGAATTCGCTCTGAAAGGGTAACTTCCGTTGCTGTAAGTCCATCTAAAAAGACAAGCGAAAATAATATCGTTTATGCAGGCACGGAACCGAGTATGCTTTATTATTCAAATGATAAAGGAGCAACTTGGTATGAATTTACGGGTATTCAGACGCTTCCTTCAAAAAGGAATTGGAGCTTTCCGCCACGTCCGTATACGCATTATGTGCGCTGGATTACACCAAGCTATTTAAATGAAGAGCACTTAAGTATTTCCATTGAAGCCGGCGCCTTTATTCGCACTAAAGACCATGGAACAACTTGGATTGATCGAACTAAAAACAGTCCTATAGACATCCATACGCTACTTGCGCATCCGAAATCTCCTGGAAAACTTTACGCAGCTTGCGGAGATGGCGTGCATAAAAAAGGCCATTCATATGCAGAAAGTGATGATGAAGGCCAAAGCTGGCAGTATATGAGCGCAGGGTTAGAAAACCATCCGTACGCCTACAATATGGTGGTTAATCCTAATAATCCTTATGATCGTATCATTTCTGCAGCAAAGAACGCAGCACACGCTCATAGCCTTTCTGAGTATTCAGCAATCTATCGCAAACAAGGTAATCATCCATGGGCTGATATAACAGCTGGGTTACCGGAAAACAGCTCGTCGATTCATAATCTAGCAGCCGATCCAACAAGTCCAGGTGTATTTTATGCGATGAATAATTATGGGATTTATCGTTTGGAAAAAAAAGCAACTAAATGGGAGAAACTTGGAATAAGTTGGAAAGATAAATATTTAAACCAACGGCCTTCATGCTTTATTGTTAAAGAAGTTTAA
- a CDS encoding isochorismatase family cysteine hydrolase: MLLIIDMQNQLLDLSYESYNINIYQLLPKIAQRLKKARLENEPVIFTKDIPIEYANSEQANHSKFKLLPDLKPLPNELVIIKHSYSMSPENLLQIKNKYKPQSEKIELVGVETNLCILANTITLQSTFPTSKFVIDTALISGREHEITALNLLLDFKVRIKR, translated from the coding sequence ATGCTACTTATTATTGATATGCAAAATCAGCTACTTGATTTATCGTATGAATCATATAATATAAATATTTATCAACTACTACCCAAAATCGCTCAACGTCTAAAAAAAGCTAGATTGGAAAACGAACCTGTTATTTTTACCAAAGATATTCCTATCGAATATGCAAATAGTGAACAAGCCAATCATTCTAAGTTTAAATTGCTTCCTGATTTAAAACCACTACCTAATGAATTAGTGATCATTAAGCATTCTTATAGCATGTCACCAGAAAATTTATTACAGATAAAAAATAAATATAAACCCCAATCAGAAAAGATCGAACTAGTCGGTGTAGAAACAAATTTATGTATTTTAGCAAACACTATTACTTTACAAAGTACATTTCCTACCTCTAAATTTGTCATTGACACTGCTCTAATTTCTGGTCGAGAACACGAGATCACAGCATTAAACTTACTGCTTGATTTTAAAGTGAGGATCAAACGATAA
- a CDS encoding GNAT family N-acetyltransferase, translating to MENETKLCPLDENVIEECVDLFIATFSKEPWNDVYESRKQVFTFFENHINNNYFVGYVLKENNTVIALSIGTKKPWIKGMEYYIDQFCVKTNFQGRGVGSEFLFLIETDIKKKGMNAIILNTDKGFPSESFYLKNGFQLLEKTVFLAK from the coding sequence ATGGAAAACGAAACAAAATTATGTCCACTAGATGAAAATGTGATAGAGGAGTGCGTTGATTTATTTATTGCTACATTTTCAAAAGAACCTTGGAACGATGTATATGAATCTAGAAAACAAGTATTTACTTTTTTTGAAAATCATATCAACAATAATTATTTTGTAGGCTATGTTTTAAAGGAAAATAATACGGTTATCGCCTTAAGTATAGGAACAAAGAAACCTTGGATAAAAGGGATGGAGTACTATATTGATCAATTTTGTGTGAAGACAAACTTCCAAGGAAGAGGTGTGGGAAGTGAATTTCTATTTCTTATAGAAACGGATATAAAAAAGAAAGGTATGAACGCTATCATCTTAAACACAGATAAAGGATTTCCCTCAGAAAGCTTTTATCTGAAAAATGGATTCCAACTACTGGAAAAAACCGTATTTCTAGCAAAGTAA
- a CDS encoding type II CAAX prenyl endopeptidase Rce1 family protein: MNVFLLSFLFSVIFVKNKNIIPSVCIHILWNFMFILY; this comes from the coding sequence ATCAACGTTTTCTTACTAAGTTTTTTATTTAGTGTTATATTTGTAAAAAACAAAAATATTATCCCTTCGGTTTGTATTCATATATTGTGGAATTTTATGTTTATTCTTTATTAA